The window CCGGAATCGCCGGCATCGCGCTTTCAATACCTACGTAATAAGCCGAGGCAATACCGCCGCGGATACGTACGCCCTGGCCACGACGCACTGCGCCGTAGTACGCCGCGCCACTGGCAACCGCCAAATCAAGGTCCAGACCGGTCAGGCGTTTAGCGTCTGCAGTGCCCGCATCGGCCAGCCATTGGTTGATGGTGCCGAGCAGACGTTGTGCCAGCAGGTCAGATTTCAATACCCCGCCGTTGAACAGAATGGCAGTCGGTTTGATAAACTCGACACTGGCACTGGCTGCCGGCATACCCGGAATACCTGCCATGTTAAACGGTGCGGCTTCTGAATTTGCCTGACCTTGCGCATTGGCTTGTTTGGCCAGGAAACGCGGCGATGTGACGGGTAATACCGGCATCTTGCGCGTACGGCAGACCCATCTGGGTCAGAGCGCCGCGAGAGCGTTGTACCGGATGGTCGGCAACGCTGACCTGAGGGAAGAAGCCGTCAACCAGAGTCTGCTGCACTTCTTGTTTAGTCAGTTCCGTTTTCAGGGTCGACCCCATCAGTTTTGAGCCACGGCTAGGTACCACAATCGGTACAGCCTGCAATTCAGCATCGTTGAGCAGAGCTTCTTTGGCATCACGACACGCGTGTGTCATTGCCTGCACCTGCCACGGTTGCAGCTCTTTGCCTTCCTGAGCCAGTTTCATCTTCAGACGATAGGCCAGCGCCAGATCCATGTTGTCACCGCCAAGCAGGATGTGCTCACCGACCGCGATACGGTTCAGGGTCAGGTTGCCTTCGTCTTCTGTGACTTCGACCAGCGAAAGGTCAGTGGTACCGCCGCCGATATCGACCACCAGTACGACGTCGCCGACATTGACTTGATCACGCCATTTGTCCTGGCTGTTATCAATCCAACTGTACAGCGCCGCTTGCGGCTCTTCCAGCAGGGTCAGATGGGCGAGGCCGATATTGCGTGCTGCCTCAGCAGTTAAATCTCGCGCCGCCGGGTCAAAAGAGGCCGGTACGGTGATGGTGACGTCCTGGTCAGACAGGTCATGTTGCGGATGCAGGTGATTCCACGCATCTTTCAGATGGGCAAGATACAGCTCTGTTGCGCGTAGCGGCGAAACCTTGGCCACATCTTCCGGGCTCCCCTGTGGCAGGAATGCGTCACGGCGGTTTACTCCGCCATGGCACAACCAGGATTTTGCGCTGGAAACCAGGCGAATCGGTGTTTTGGCACCCAGGTTGCGGGCAATCGCACCGACCAGAGCTTTTGGCTCTTCTGTCCACGGCAGACGGCGGGCATTAGGCGCCATTTCATGCTCATGCGGCTGGTACAAAAATGAACCGAGCTGCATGCGGTTTTCTACTGTGCCTGGTGCGGTCATTTGCGGAATCGCCATCACTTCAACGCGGGCGTCTTCGTTTTGGGTATCGACATAAGACAACACGCAGTGCGTGGTCCCCAGGTCAATACCAACACTGTATTTTGGTGCTTGTGAGGCTTGATTATGTTCCATTACAGCTCCACCTCTGCCGGTGCAATGATTGAAGCATCGTAGTTTTGCGCCAGTTTTGGCAGGCTCATCGCGTCGGCTTTCCAGCCTTTGTGAACCAGAGTACCGGTAAATGGTGCATTGCCGGTAACATTGCCGGTCAGACGAACTTCTTGTGGGTTGAAGCCTTCAGCGATAGTTATGCGTGACTCTTCTTCTTCACTACGAACAGGTGACAAGGTCACGTATTCTTTCAGTACTTTTTGGCCGCCAGAGTGGATCACGCGAGCTGCAGCGCCCACTTCTTCATCAGAGAAGCTGGTAACGTCTTCTTGAAGGAAATCGATCAGGCGAGCTTCCTGCTGGAACAGAGAGAGCAGCTGCATGGCCGAATCGGTAGACGCAGTAGCCAGTTTGGACTCGACCTCAACCACTTTCTCAACCACTTTTTCAACTTCAACCACTTTCTCTACTTCGACAATCTTTTCGACTGGTTTCTCGACTTCAACGATCTTCTCAACCGGTTTTTCAACCACTTTTTCAATCACTTTAGACTTGCGTGCTACCGCCACAATTAACAGCAAAACGCTTGTGGCAGTTAAACCAGCATGAAGCATATCGAAGGTCGTTGGAATCATATTTAAATCGAAGTTCATGATGAAATCTCTGTAGATGTGTATAGGCAATGAACGATTGCAATATTCATTGCACAGAATAGTCAGAATTTAGTAAAAAATAAGGGCGGATATTACCATATTCAAGGGATAAGGCTTGCACAAAAGCCGGAATCTCCGTTTCCTCCCGGTTTGATGGCTTAAATTTTAACCAAAACTTATGCTCAAAGCGATGCTAATTGCGACACGCTAAGGCTTGGATGTTCCTCCATAGCTTTAACGCAACGTTGTGATGACCCATTTTAGGTCACTGTGCGGGAGCGTATCGACCGGAAAGATGATCTATTGGCCACCAAGTTGGTATAAAAACTCGCCATGAGCGGCTGCC is drawn from Vibrio sp. CDRSL-10 TSBA and contains these coding sequences:
- a CDS encoding DUF2760 domain-containing protein; translated protein: MNFDLNMIPTTFDMLHAGLTATSVLLLIVAVARKSKVIEKVVEKPVEKIVEVEKPVEKIVEVEKVVEVEKVVEKVVEVESKLATASTDSAMQLLSLFQQEARLIDFLQEDVTSFSDEEVGAAARVIHSGGQKVLKEYVTLSPVRSEEEESRITIAEGFNPQEVRLTGNVTGNAPFTGTLVHKGWKADAMSLPKLAQNYDASIIAPAEVEL